A section of the Pseudovibrio sp. M1P-2-3 genome encodes:
- a CDS encoding TRAP transporter substrate-binding protein: protein MTNIFKRAMKSCAAMGLVLAATGSVQADTWRYAFEEAMTDVQGVYAQKFKAEIEANSDHEIQLFPYGTLGESTDIMEQTQDGILQFVDQSPGFTGALIPEAQVFFVPYLLPTDQNHLARFYRESKAINQLFKPLYAEKGLELLNMFPEGEVAMTTKTPVKTCSDLDEVKFRVMSNPLLVESYRVFGASPTPLPWGEVYGGLQTNLIQGQENPTFFLYSTKIYEVTDYITYAGHNNFTTAVMANKDFYDGLSSEDQEVIQKAAAAAYDHTVVYQKQAGETELAKILEAKPEMTVTVLTEEERGCFKEAALEVENTFIEMTGDSGKKILAQLKADLVATAD, encoded by the coding sequence ATGACAAATATTTTTAAAAGAGCAATGAAGTCCTGTGCCGCAATGGGGTTGGTGCTTGCTGCAACGGGATCGGTTCAAGCTGATACGTGGCGCTATGCTTTTGAAGAGGCAATGACTGATGTTCAAGGGGTTTACGCGCAAAAGTTCAAGGCAGAAATCGAAGCAAATTCTGACCATGAAATCCAGCTGTTTCCCTATGGAACACTTGGAGAATCCACGGACATCATGGAACAAACGCAAGATGGCATATTGCAGTTTGTAGATCAGTCTCCGGGCTTTACTGGTGCTTTGATCCCGGAAGCTCAGGTCTTTTTTGTGCCGTATCTTCTACCAACAGACCAAAACCATCTGGCGCGCTTCTACCGCGAAAGTAAAGCGATCAACCAGTTATTCAAGCCGCTGTATGCGGAAAAAGGGCTGGAGCTGCTCAACATGTTCCCTGAAGGCGAAGTGGCAATGACCACTAAAACGCCGGTTAAGACATGCTCCGATCTCGATGAAGTCAAATTCCGCGTCATGTCCAACCCACTTTTGGTTGAAAGTTATCGCGTTTTCGGCGCCAGCCCAACGCCTCTGCCATGGGGTGAAGTGTATGGGGGCCTGCAAACCAACCTTATTCAAGGTCAGGAAAACCCGACATTTTTCCTTTATTCGACCAAAATATATGAAGTCACCGATTACATCACTTATGCCGGACACAACAACTTCACCACCGCTGTAATGGCAAACAAAGACTTTTATGATGGCCTAAGTTCAGAGGATCAGGAAGTTATTCAAAAAGCAGCCGCGGCAGCTTATGACCACACCGTTGTCTACCAGAAACAAGCTGGTGAAACTGAGCTTGCTAAAATTCTGGAAGCCAAACCGGAGATGACTGTTACTGTTCTTACAGAAGAAGAGCGGGGCTGCTTTAAAGAGGCTGCGTTGGAAGTTGAAAACACATTCATTGAAATGACTGGCGACAGTGGAAAGAAAATTCTTGCGCAATTGAAAGCTGATTTGGTGGCTACTGCGGACTAA